One segment of uncultured Tolumonas sp. DNA contains the following:
- a CDS encoding AAA family ATPase, giving the protein MKILAVRGENLASLTHPFDIDFTQGRLGESGLFAITGNTGAGKSTILDAICLALYDQIARFPSNKKNMAEIGRVDDAERLKANDVRLILSRGAFSGYAEVEFSGRDGQCYCARWSVRRARNRPDGKCQKQERSLRQLSEGGVTYAGGQRDVQSQIEEKIGLNWEQFRRAVILPQGDFAAFLKASMDERSALLERMTGTEHYSQLSVAAYERAKTERQQLATLEEKIGDRPQFSQDDRDNLLWQFNNLSLQQKQLAQQLSLLQEWQGMQLRLQELQGVTEESRQQLQTVMAEWQAQEAHRQQLALLEKVQVARPEHEQLDRTVIELQQVTEILQRQQQQLTQHLELEQPLQQQYQQVLQQRDGGEAEYAVVQREIRQARELDNSLSERQQQVEQAAQQLLALQADTAVQQQVREQQQHTMQQLQQQRSELQVWLAENSHWQRQAQQQQPLLKAMQDFLGEQQRWQQQNQQIAIYQRQLRELEQAQIIVQGHFQHQQEALQAINLRLQQEGTPQEWQALQQLHNRWQEAQSLAERCHHLKGLAEQAILSQRQRAELVQRLQLAQQALQQITLRQQAIQPELDDLRAQLKEVHHTLKQALLRSQLQDYRGYLVDNEPCPLCGSSHHPYQHEMVTDSLLQQLEHQQFFLQQQLEKGQVEAAQLQEAELQTQRAGKELERQLSQLDEALQTQALQWQALRQAHTSLLPAWPEDDSQWLPLAVLLAQLQHQQGVQAGELHQQYELARAQFERQQQLLVQQEKLSQQAQLHERELMELRRQSGMQQSAFEQLQQQQSALLLRLQQSELSLEEQLAPLDWRSHLNLQQGEIWLQGWLKCCQEYQQVEQRWNSIEQHYQQVYSALSEQKIRLQTLQEQLQLRQQELQRIQTDYQQTLAQRQQCLNGQAAEPLEQQWLQRLQQNRQLAEQQQQQLQQWQEQRIALQSQVASQQHHLEQLQAQQRTLLRSTMQQQQKLNLTEYEIRQLLMVPIEHVRLQREQLAHLDELLTQAKTRLQEREQQIDLQLKRCEALQQSQPEWAMLDLNQLIARQQEMMLHLQDLDQLLFDLKRLQLQVEEAAVTQAELQQAYQAQLQISDRWQQLSDLIGSASGAKFRTFAQSLTLEQLLGLANLHLAELAPRYQLQRVPGTDLALQVIDRDMGDDIRAVESLSGGESFLVSLALALGLSSLSSHDTRIESLFIDEGFGTLDPESLDTAIASLDALQAAGRQVGVISHVQTLVERIGVQIKVQSMGGGESRIVLP; this is encoded by the coding sequence ATGAAAATACTTGCGGTTCGTGGTGAAAACCTCGCTAGTTTAACTCATCCCTTTGATATTGATTTTACGCAAGGGCGCTTGGGTGAAAGTGGCCTGTTTGCCATCACTGGCAATACCGGTGCCGGAAAAAGCACGATCTTGGATGCGATTTGTCTGGCGTTATATGACCAGATCGCGCGTTTTCCATCGAATAAGAAAAATATGGCGGAAATTGGTCGCGTTGATGATGCTGAGCGATTAAAAGCCAACGATGTGCGTCTGATCTTAAGCCGTGGCGCATTCTCCGGTTATGCCGAAGTCGAATTTTCTGGTCGCGATGGTCAGTGTTATTGTGCGCGTTGGTCGGTACGTCGGGCGCGCAATCGCCCAGATGGCAAATGCCAAAAACAAGAACGTTCGTTGCGTCAGCTATCTGAGGGCGGTGTCACCTATGCGGGTGGACAACGCGATGTGCAAAGTCAGATTGAGGAAAAAATTGGCCTGAACTGGGAGCAATTCCGGCGCGCCGTGATTTTACCGCAAGGTGACTTTGCTGCCTTTCTGAAAGCCAGCATGGATGAACGCTCGGCGCTATTAGAACGCATGACGGGCACGGAACATTATTCGCAACTCTCTGTGGCAGCGTATGAACGGGCCAAAACGGAGCGTCAGCAATTAGCCACACTCGAAGAGAAGATCGGTGACCGACCGCAGTTCAGCCAGGACGATCGCGACAATCTGTTATGGCAATTTAATAATTTGTCGTTGCAACAAAAGCAGTTAGCGCAGCAACTCAGTTTGTTGCAAGAATGGCAGGGCATGCAATTGCGTCTGCAAGAGTTGCAAGGCGTAACGGAAGAATCCCGCCAGCAATTACAAACCGTGATGGCAGAATGGCAGGCGCAGGAAGCCCACCGTCAACAACTGGCATTGCTGGAGAAAGTGCAAGTTGCACGTCCGGAACATGAACAACTTGATCGCACGGTTATTGAATTGCAGCAAGTCACGGAAATCTTGCAGCGCCAGCAACAACAGCTTACCCAACATCTGGAATTAGAACAGCCATTACAGCAGCAATATCAGCAAGTGCTGCAGCAACGTGATGGTGGTGAAGCCGAATATGCAGTGGTGCAGCGCGAGATCCGGCAGGCGCGTGAGTTGGATAACTCGTTATCTGAGCGACAACAACAAGTAGAACAAGCCGCCCAGCAGTTGTTGGCGTTGCAGGCCGACACAGCGGTACAACAGCAAGTGCGCGAGCAACAGCAACACACCATGCAGCAACTCCAGCAGCAACGATCAGAGTTGCAGGTTTGGTTAGCAGAAAACAGCCACTGGCAGCGTCAAGCGCAACAGCAGCAACCGTTGTTAAAAGCGATGCAAGATTTTCTCGGTGAACAACAGCGTTGGCAGCAACAAAACCAACAGATTGCGATCTATCAGCGGCAGTTGCGTGAATTAGAGCAGGCACAAATCATTGTGCAGGGCCATTTCCAGCATCAACAAGAAGCGTTGCAGGCTATTAATTTGCGCTTACAACAAGAAGGTACACCGCAGGAGTGGCAGGCATTACAGCAATTACACAACCGCTGGCAGGAAGCGCAGAGTCTGGCGGAGCGTTGTCATCATCTGAAAGGGTTGGCTGAACAAGCAATCTTAAGCCAACGACAACGAGCCGAATTAGTTCAGCGTTTGCAATTAGCACAGCAAGCATTGCAGCAAATCACCCTACGTCAGCAAGCTATTCAACCAGAATTAGATGATTTACGTGCGCAACTGAAAGAGGTGCATCACACGCTGAAACAAGCGTTGTTACGCAGCCAATTGCAAGATTACCGTGGTTATCTGGTAGATAACGAGCCGTGCCCTTTGTGTGGTTCCAGTCATCATCCTTACCAGCATGAAATGGTCACGGATAGTCTGTTACAACAGTTAGAACATCAGCAATTTTTCCTGCAACAGCAATTAGAAAAAGGGCAGGTGGAAGCCGCGCAATTACAGGAAGCGGAATTACAAACGCAACGAGCTGGCAAAGAGCTGGAGCGTCAGCTTAGCCAATTGGATGAAGCATTACAGACACAAGCGTTGCAATGGCAAGCGCTACGTCAGGCTCATACCTCGTTACTTCCTGCATGGCCGGAAGATGATAGCCAGTGGTTACCATTGGCTGTTTTGCTGGCGCAATTACAGCATCAGCAAGGTGTGCAAGCGGGTGAGTTGCATCAGCAATATGAATTAGCCCGCGCGCAATTTGAGCGTCAGCAACAATTACTGGTTCAGCAGGAAAAACTCAGCCAGCAGGCGCAATTGCATGAGCGCGAGTTGATGGAGTTACGCCGCCAGAGCGGTATGCAACAGAGTGCGTTTGAACAGTTACAGCAACAACAATCCGCATTGCTTTTACGCTTACAACAAAGTGAATTGTCACTGGAAGAGCAACTGGCCCCGTTGGACTGGCGCTCGCATCTGAACTTACAGCAGGGCGAGATCTGGTTACAAGGCTGGCTAAAATGCTGTCAGGAATATCAACAAGTAGAACAGCGCTGGAATTCAATCGAACAACACTATCAGCAAGTTTATTCTGCTTTATCTGAGCAGAAAATTCGTTTACAAACCCTGCAGGAACAACTGCAACTGCGTCAGCAAGAGCTGCAACGTATTCAAACTGACTATCAACAAACACTGGCACAGCGTCAGCAATGTCTGAATGGGCAAGCGGCCGAGCCATTAGAACAACAATGGCTTCAGCGTCTGCAACAAAACCGGCAACTGGCGGAGCAGCAACAGCAGCAATTGCAACAATGGCAGGAACAACGAATCGCTCTGCAATCGCAAGTGGCCAGCCAGCAACACCATCTGGAACAACTGCAGGCGCAGCAGCGTACATTATTGCGCAGCACCATGCAGCAGCAGCAAAAATTAAATTTAACCGAATATGAGATCCGGCAGTTGTTAATGGTGCCGATAGAGCATGTGCGTTTGCAGCGCGAACAACTGGCACATTTAGATGAGCTACTCACGCAAGCCAAAACGCGGTTGCAGGAACGTGAGCAACAGATCGATCTACAGCTCAAACGTTGTGAGGCGTTACAACAATCACAACCTGAGTGGGCAATGTTAGATCTCAATCAACTGATTGCTCGTCAGCAAGAGATGATGCTGCATCTGCAAGACCTAGATCAGCTTTTATTTGATCTCAAACGGCTGCAGTTACAGGTAGAAGAGGCAGCAGTAACACAAGCTGAGTTGCAACAAGCCTATCAGGCACAATTACAGATCAGTGATCGCTGGCAGCAGTTGAGCGATCTGATTGGCTCAGCCAGCGGGGCAAAATTCCGCACCTTTGCACAAAGCCTGACGTTGGAACAGTTGTTAGGGCTGGCGAACTTACATTTAGCCGAATTAGCGCCGCGTTATCAGTTACAACGCGTACCGGGTACCGATCTGGCATTGCAGGTAATTGATCGTGACATGGGCGATGACATTCGTGCCGTCGAATCGTTGTCCGGTGGTGAAAGTTTCCTTGTGTCATTGGCGCTGGCGTTAGGTTTGTCATCTTTGTCATCACACGATACTCGTATTGAATCACTGTTTATTGATGAAGGCTTCGGCACACTCGATCCGGAGAGTCTGGATACAGCGATTGCCAGTCTGGATGCTTTACAAGCAGCGGGCCGACAAGTCGGTGTTATTTCACATGTGCAAACGCTGGTGGAGCGGATTGGCGTGCAAATTAAAGTACAAAGTATGGGCGGTGGTGAAAGCAGAATTGTATTGCCTTGA
- a CDS encoding exonuclease SbcCD subunit D C-terminal domain-containing protein, translated as MKLLHTADWHLGHRLHGHERYYEHRSFLDWLMNEIVQRDIDGLLVAGDVFDTANPSATSWQLFYQFLASLRQQRPHLNVIIIAGNHDSPSKLDAPHELLKSFDLHLIGAIERDVAGQLNCEKLAIPLKDKAGKIAAWCAAVPFLRSADLRISDEQTAGDDRLVAGVREVYQQVFSHINAQRTINEQGVAEQPILALGHAYLQSGELSELSERKILGGNQHALPLAVFDGADHVALGHLHLSQALSERVHYSGSPLPLSLAEQHYPHRVLELTVNNHQIAVTDKIRVPHTVDILRLPTQAAPLDEVLAELSALSLADLPHNQRPFLEVRVKLDKPEARLRERVLAVLTDKPVRLARIHTEYTGHGLGIADQMATVPLDSLTSREVFELCYQRQYASSPAIELVNCFEELETVLEHPAL; from the coding sequence GTGAAATTACTGCATACCGCCGACTGGCATCTGGGACATCGTTTGCACGGTCATGAACGTTACTATGAGCATCGTTCATTTCTTGATTGGTTAATGAATGAGATTGTGCAACGCGATATCGATGGTTTATTGGTCGCGGGTGATGTATTTGATACCGCCAACCCATCAGCAACCAGCTGGCAGCTTTTTTACCAATTTCTGGCGAGCTTACGTCAGCAACGTCCGCATCTGAATGTCATCATTATTGCTGGTAATCACGATTCGCCATCAAAACTTGATGCCCCACATGAATTACTCAAATCCTTTGATCTGCATTTAATTGGCGCGATTGAGCGCGATGTTGCGGGCCAACTCAATTGTGAAAAATTAGCGATCCCGTTGAAAGATAAAGCGGGAAAAATCGCTGCTTGGTGTGCTGCCGTACCATTCTTGCGTAGCGCCGATTTACGGATTAGTGACGAACAAACTGCAGGGGATGATCGTTTGGTGGCCGGTGTGCGTGAGGTTTACCAGCAAGTTTTTTCACATATCAACGCACAACGCACCATCAACGAACAGGGTGTAGCGGAACAACCCATCTTGGCGCTGGGGCATGCTTATCTGCAAAGTGGCGAACTGTCGGAGTTATCGGAACGAAAAATTTTAGGCGGCAATCAACATGCGTTGCCACTTGCTGTGTTTGATGGTGCCGATCATGTGGCATTAGGGCATTTGCATTTAAGCCAAGCTTTGAGTGAACGGGTACATTATTCCGGTTCCCCGTTACCGTTATCGCTGGCGGAACAACACTACCCGCATCGGGTGCTCGAATTAACCGTCAACAATCATCAAATTGCGGTGACGGATAAAATCCGTGTACCGCATACCGTGGATATTTTGCGTCTACCCACCCAAGCTGCGCCATTAGATGAAGTCTTAGCTGAGCTGAGCGCACTTTCACTGGCCGACTTACCGCATAACCAGCGTCCGTTTTTGGAAGTACGCGTGAAACTCGATAAACCCGAAGCCCGTTTGCGCGAGCGGGTATTAGCAGTACTCACTGATAAACCGGTGCGCTTGGCGCGAATTCATACCGAATATACCGGACATGGTTTAGGCATCGCCGATCAAATGGCCACAGTGCCACTTGATTCGCTGACGTCGCGGGAAGTGTTTGAACTGTGTTATCAGCGGCAATATGCCTCTTCCCCTGCTATTGAACTGGTGAATTGTTTCGAAGAGTTAGAAACCGTATTGGAGCATCCGGCATTATGA
- the phoB gene encoding phosphate regulon transcriptional regulator PhoB, whose amino-acid sequence MMSKRVLVVEDEAPIREMLCFMLEQRGFEAVEAADFSEAVALVKEPYPELILLDWMIPGGSGIQFIKLMKQEELTRNIPIVMLTARGEEEDKVRGLEVGADDYITKPFSPKELTARIKAVMRRSVPTATEDVIDVQGLRLDPVSHRVTANDLPLDMGPTEFRLLHFFMTHPERVYSREQLLNNVWGTNVYVEDRTVDVHIRRLRKVMATTGHEVLIQTVRGAGYRFSSRI is encoded by the coding sequence ATCATGTCAAAGCGTGTTTTGGTTGTTGAGGATGAAGCACCCATCCGTGAGATGTTGTGTTTCATGCTGGAACAACGTGGGTTTGAGGCGGTGGAAGCCGCCGATTTTTCTGAAGCTGTGGCGTTGGTGAAAGAGCCATATCCAGAGCTGATCCTGCTCGACTGGATGATCCCTGGTGGCAGTGGTATCCAATTCATCAAATTGATGAAACAGGAAGAGCTGACACGAAATATTCCGATTGTCATGCTAACTGCGCGTGGCGAAGAAGAAGATAAAGTCCGCGGGCTGGAAGTGGGGGCTGATGACTACATTACTAAGCCTTTCTCTCCCAAAGAGCTGACCGCGCGGATCAAAGCCGTCATGCGCCGTTCTGTTCCAACCGCGACCGAAGACGTGATCGATGTACAAGGGTTACGCCTCGACCCGGTATCCCACCGTGTAACCGCAAACGATCTGCCTCTGGATATGGGGCCGACGGAATTCCGTTTGTTACATTTCTTTATGACACATCCTGAACGGGTCTATAGCCGCGAACAGTTACTGAATAACGTCTGGGGCACCAATGTGTACGTCGAAGATCGCACGGTTGATGTGCATATTCGTCGTCTGCGGAAGGTTATGGCGACGACCGGGCATGAAGTGTTAATTCAGACTGTGCGTGGTGCAGGTTATCGTTTTTCTTCCCGCATTTAA
- the rdgC gene encoding recombination-associated protein RdgC has protein sequence MWFKNLQLYRFTRPFEHDADSLEKMLQSHLFTPCGSQEMSKFGWISPLGKHAEVLVHEVQGQLLLCAKKEEKMLPAAVIKDMLQEKIDDMEAAQGRALKKKEKESLKEEILHTLLPRAFPRSSQTFLWINAAENYLVVDAGSAKKADDVLSLLRKCTGSLPVVPFALLNPPEITMTEWLNAGAAPAGFTLEDEAELRSALEHGGIIRCKEQDLVCDEIKSHLLADKMVTKLALNWSDTVSFVLSDDLSIKRLKFSEELREQNEDVVSEDQVARMDADFALMTGELAKFVPELVAALGGEKAE, from the coding sequence ATGTGGTTTAAAAACCTGCAACTGTACCGTTTTACTCGTCCTTTCGAACACGATGCTGACAGCCTGGAAAAAATGCTGCAAAGCCATCTGTTTACGCCTTGTGGTAGTCAAGAGATGAGCAAATTCGGTTGGATTTCCCCATTGGGAAAACACGCAGAAGTATTGGTGCATGAAGTACAGGGACAGCTGTTGTTATGTGCTAAAAAGGAAGAAAAAATGCTGCCCGCAGCCGTCATCAAAGACATGCTGCAGGAAAAAATCGATGATATGGAAGCAGCACAAGGTCGGGCACTGAAGAAAAAAGAGAAAGAATCACTGAAAGAAGAGATCCTGCATACGCTATTACCACGTGCATTCCCGCGTTCCAGCCAGACCTTCTTATGGATCAACGCCGCAGAAAATTATCTGGTGGTAGATGCTGGCTCAGCGAAAAAAGCCGACGACGTATTATCGCTGTTGCGTAAATGCACTGGCAGTCTACCCGTTGTGCCATTTGCGCTGTTAAACCCGCCAGAAATCACCATGACGGAATGGCTGAATGCCGGAGCCGCACCGGCTGGGTTCACGCTGGAAGATGAAGCCGAGCTGCGTTCCGCGCTGGAACACGGTGGTATCATTCGTTGTAAAGAGCAGGATCTGGTGTGTGACGAAATCAAATCGCATCTGTTAGCCGATAAAATGGTGACGAAACTGGCGCTGAACTGGTCGGATACTGTCAGTTTTGTGTTAAGTGATGATCTGTCGATCAAACGTCTGAAATTCAGTGAAGAACTGCGTGAACAGAATGAAGATGTGGTATCGGAAGATCAGGTTGCCCGTATGGATGCTGACTTTGCGCTGATGACCGGTGAGCTGGCGAAATTCGTTCCTGAGCTGGTGGCCGCACTCGGCGGAGAAAAAGCCGAATAA
- a CDS encoding GrxA family glutaredoxin, which translates to MEPVMIYGKPDCPYCEMAVKFCEERDFAFTYVDIFATGMTVADLQKKVGQPVRTVPQIFVGKKHVGGYTDFYKAVTENLL; encoded by the coding sequence ATGGAACCAGTAATGATTTATGGCAAACCAGATTGCCCTTACTGTGAAATGGCCGTGAAGTTTTGCGAAGAGCGTGACTTTGCGTTTACCTACGTGGATATTTTTGCCACCGGTATGACTGTTGCCGATCTGCAGAAAAAAGTAGGCCAGCCAGTTCGCACCGTGCCACAGATTTTTGTCGGTAAAAAACACGTTGGTGGTTATACCGATTTTTATAAAGCAGTGACTGAAAACCTGCTGTAA
- the phoR gene encoding phosphate regulon sensor histidine kinase PhoR, producing MQQPNYWISLAKKIVVLYTPLLLAGALLGDWRLGLIIALIYHIFWFYRYQKRLQDWLWNDRSLIPPQGPGTWELIFNGIYRLQQRHRMRRRELASVIRRFREGAEALPDAAVVCRNDGSIIWCNRLAGQCLGFRWPEDAGQNISNLIRYPAFVGFLQQKEFSEPLEMPSPINDDKVLEVRVMPYADDQFMLVVRDITRIRSVENMRKNFVANVSHELRTPLTVLKGYLEMLEEDLPPPARWKKMQQVMLEQTLRMDNLVDQLLTLSRIEVATDIDRSRIVDVPRMLLMLQHEAKALSGAMRHDLHFKIDEQLKVHGDEDQLRSAMTNLVNNAIKYTPAGRKITVEWRRNGTKAHFSVTDEGDGIALEHLGRLTDRFYRVDRARSRQTGGSGLGLAIVKHALSHHDSALNIESALGKGSCFSFLIPESLVVKS from the coding sequence ATGCAACAACCCAATTACTGGATCTCTCTGGCTAAAAAAATTGTCGTGTTATATACGCCACTTTTATTGGCTGGCGCATTACTGGGTGACTGGCGATTAGGCCTTATTATTGCCTTGATCTACCACATTTTCTGGTTTTATCGCTATCAGAAACGGCTACAAGATTGGTTGTGGAACGATCGCAGTTTGATTCCGCCGCAAGGGCCAGGGACGTGGGAACTGATCTTTAATGGTATCTATCGGTTACAGCAACGTCACCGTATGCGGCGCCGTGAGCTGGCCAGTGTGATCCGACGTTTCCGTGAAGGCGCCGAAGCATTGCCGGATGCGGCCGTCGTTTGTCGCAATGATGGTTCTATCATTTGGTGTAATCGGTTAGCCGGGCAATGTCTGGGTTTTCGTTGGCCGGAAGATGCCGGGCAAAACATCAGCAATTTAATTCGTTATCCTGCTTTTGTCGGTTTTTTGCAGCAAAAAGAATTCAGCGAACCTTTGGAAATGCCATCGCCAATCAATGATGACAAAGTGCTGGAAGTGCGGGTAATGCCTTATGCCGACGATCAATTCATGTTGGTCGTGCGCGACATTACACGGATACGAAGTGTCGAGAACATGCGCAAAAACTTTGTTGCCAATGTCTCGCACGAACTGCGTACGCCACTGACAGTCTTGAAAGGTTATCTGGAAATGCTGGAGGAAGATCTGCCACCGCCGGCACGCTGGAAAAAAATGCAACAGGTGATGCTCGAGCAAACCTTACGCATGGATAATCTGGTGGATCAGCTCTTAACCTTATCGCGAATTGAAGTCGCCACGGATATAGATCGTTCCCGCATTGTCGATGTACCAAGAATGTTATTGATGTTGCAGCATGAGGCTAAGGCGCTGAGTGGTGCCATGCGGCATGACCTTCACTTTAAAATTGATGAACAACTCAAAGTACATGGTGATGAAGATCAATTGCGTAGTGCGATGACGAATCTGGTTAATAACGCGATCAAATATACTCCTGCTGGCCGCAAAATTACCGTGGAATGGCGCCGTAATGGTACAAAAGCGCATTTTTCGGTGACAGATGAAGGCGATGGTATCGCGTTGGAACACTTAGGGCGACTGACGGATCGTTTTTATCGGGTCGATCGAGCGCGTTCCCGACAGACCGGAGGTTCGGGCTTGGGGCTGGCGATTGTTAAGCATGCACTGAGTCATCACGACAGCGCTTTGAATATTGAAAGCGCACTTGGTAAAGGCAGTTGCTTTAGCTTTTTGATCCCGGAAAGTCTGGTTGTAAAAAGCTAA
- a CDS encoding YfhL family 4Fe-4S dicluster ferredoxin produces MALLITEACTNCDMCEPECPNQAIYMGDKVYEIMPDRCTECVGFYEEPTCVRVCPINCIITDPAHPESELELLNKFISLYEKGD; encoded by the coding sequence ATGGCGCTATTGATCACTGAGGCTTGCACTAATTGCGATATGTGCGAACCCGAGTGCCCTAATCAGGCCATTTATATGGGCGATAAGGTGTATGAAATTATGCCTGATCGCTGTACCGAATGTGTGGGCTTCTATGAGGAGCCCACCTGTGTGCGGGTGTGTCCGATCAACTGTATTATCACTGATCCGGCACATCCAGAATCAGAACTTGAATTACTTAATAAATTTATATCGTTATATGAAAAAGGAGACTAA
- a CDS encoding GNAT family N-acetyltransferase, which translates to MVIRRSEPQDMPQLTAIWLQASLHADEFLPAATWWHRQESMRKQLECGTEVWVADDENHLVGFVALKADELLELYVEPSCQRQQLAEELLGLAKQNHPVLYHRACADHADEIEFYQKQGFKIKEAHKHPVWQLEEYWMECRDA; encoded by the coding sequence ATGGTGATTCGACGCAGCGAACCACAAGATATGCCACAACTGACAGCCATTTGGTTGCAAGCATCATTGCATGCCGATGAGTTTTTGCCAGCGGCTACCTGGTGGCACAGGCAGGAGTCGATGCGTAAGCAACTGGAGTGTGGCACAGAAGTTTGGGTTGCCGATGATGAAAATCATCTGGTGGGTTTTGTCGCTTTAAAAGCTGATGAGTTACTGGAGCTGTATGTTGAGCCCAGTTGTCAGCGCCAGCAACTGGCTGAGGAGTTGTTAGGGCTGGCCAAACAGAATCATCCGGTGCTGTATCACCGGGCGTGTGCTGACCATGCCGATGAAATTGAGTTTTATCAAAAGCAGGGCTTCAAAATCAAAGAAGCACATAAACATCCGGTCTGGCAATTGGAGGAATACTGGATGGAGTGCCGTGACGCTTGA
- the yegQ gene encoding tRNA 5-hydroxyuridine modification protein YegQ has product MFKPELLSPAGTLKNMRYAYAYGADAVYAGQPRYSLRVRNNEFDHANLQLGINEAHDLGKKLYVVANIQPHNSKLKTFVRDMKPVIDMGPDALIMSDPGLIMMVREHFPEMPVHLSVQANAVNWATVKFWEKMGLERVILSRELSIEEIEEIRQQCPDIQLEVFVHGALCMAYSGRCLLSGYLNKRDPNQGTCTNSCRWEYNVHEGKQDDVGQIVHKQEPIPVKVEPTLGIGAPSDALVLLEEKNRPGEFMTAFEDEHGTYIMNSRDLRAIQHVERLSKLGVHSLKIEGRTKSFYYCARTAQVYRQAIDDAAAGKPFNANLMGTLENLAHRGYTEGFLRRHVHSDYQNYDYGYSVSDSQQFVGEVLERSANGMAKIAVKNKFLVGNSLELMTPQGNISFELAHMENKKGEQIEVAPGDGHIVEIPVPENIDLSYGILLRNLDDKESTRQPHAVA; this is encoded by the coding sequence ATGTTTAAACCAGAATTACTGTCTCCAGCGGGAACGCTGAAGAATATGCGTTATGCCTATGCTTACGGTGCTGATGCGGTTTATGCCGGCCAACCTCGTTACAGTCTGCGTGTACGCAATAACGAATTTGATCATGCCAATCTGCAATTGGGCATCAACGAAGCACATGACTTAGGCAAAAAACTGTATGTGGTTGCCAATATTCAGCCACATAACTCGAAGTTGAAAACCTTTGTCCGCGACATGAAACCCGTGATCGACATGGGGCCGGATGCCTTAATTATGTCCGATCCGGGCTTGATCATGATGGTGCGTGAACACTTCCCTGAAATGCCGGTGCATTTGTCCGTACAAGCCAACGCCGTTAACTGGGCAACCGTGAAATTCTGGGAAAAGATGGGCTTGGAACGTGTGATCCTGTCACGTGAACTGTCGATTGAAGAAATTGAAGAAATCCGCCAGCAGTGCCCAGATATTCAGCTGGAAGTGTTTGTGCATGGCGCGCTGTGCATGGCCTATTCCGGCCGTTGCCTGCTGTCCGGTTACCTGAACAAACGCGACCCGAACCAAGGTACTTGCACCAACTCTTGTCGTTGGGAATATAACGTACACGAAGGCAAACAGGATGATGTTGGCCAGATCGTGCACAAACAAGAACCAATTCCAGTGAAAGTTGAACCAACGCTGGGGATCGGTGCACCAAGTGATGCACTGGTTTTGCTGGAAGAGAAAAACCGCCCCGGTGAATTCATGACCGCGTTCGAAGATGAACACGGCACTTACATCATGAACTCGCGCGATCTACGGGCCATTCAGCATGTGGAACGTCTGAGTAAACTGGGTGTGCATTCACTGAAAATTGAAGGCCGGACTAAATCTTTTTACTACTGCGCACGTACTGCACAAGTATACCGTCAGGCCATTGATGACGCCGCAGCAGGTAAACCATTTAACGCCAACCTGATGGGCACACTGGAAAATCTGGCGCACCGTGGTTATACCGAAGGTTTCTTGCGTCGTCATGTGCATTCTGACTACCAGAATTACGACTACGGCTATTCTGTTTCCGACAGCCAGCAGTTTGTCGGTGAAGTGCTGGAACGCAGTGCCAATGGTATGGCAAAAATTGCGGTGAAAAATAAATTCCTCGTTGGCAACAGCCTGGAATTGATGACACCACAAGGCAACATCAGCTTTGAATTAGCACACATGGAAAATAAAAAAGGTGAGCAGATTGAAGTTGCCCCAGGTGATGGCCATATTGTGGAAATCCCAGTGCCGGAAAATATCGATCTGAGTTACGGCATTTTATTGCGTAATCTGGATGATAAAGAGAGCACCCGCCAACCGCATGCGGTGGCTTAA